A single window of Anaerocolumna chitinilytica DNA harbors:
- a CDS encoding methylglyoxal synthase, which translates to MLLDDYIYFKIGKTKHIALIAHDGKKQELVKWADKNKEILKNHFLCGTGTTARLISDQTGLPVRGYNSGPLGGDQQIGSRIVEGGIDFVVFLWDPLESQPHDPDVKALLRIAVVYDIPIANNLATADFLLASTLMNEEYDRKVENFNKNMKERLEKFTEEK; encoded by the coding sequence ATGCTATTAGACGATTACATTTATTTTAAAATAGGAAAAACCAAACACATTGCCTTAATTGCACATGACGGCAAAAAACAGGAATTGGTAAAATGGGCTGACAAAAACAAGGAAATCCTAAAGAACCATTTTCTCTGCGGCACCGGAACCACTGCCAGACTGATATCTGATCAGACAGGCCTTCCGGTAAGAGGTTATAACAGCGGTCCCTTAGGTGGTGACCAGCAGATTGGTTCCAGAATTGTAGAAGGCGGAATTGATTTTGTAGTCTTTTTATGGGATCCTCTGGAATCCCAGCCTCATGACCCGGATGTGAAAGCGCTTCTTCGAATTGCGGTGGTATATGATATTCCCATTGCAAATAATCTTGCAACAGCAGATTTTCTTCTTGCTTCCACTCTAATGAATGAGGAATATGACAGGAAAGTTGAAAACTTCAACAAAAATATGAAGGAAAGACTTGAGAAATTCACGGAAGAAAAGTAA